A single Aythya fuligula isolate bAytFul2 chromosome 33, bAytFul2.pri, whole genome shotgun sequence DNA region contains:
- the LOC116500229 gene encoding LOW QUALITY PROTEIN: E3 ubiquitin-protein ligase TRIM39-like (The sequence of the model RefSeq protein was modified relative to this genomic sequence to represent the inferred CDS: deleted 1 base in 1 codon), with protein MGTPSDSSEEEGSTIMRDEGNKGYLATELNTKPVGRGCLEIFPCELRARVLEDLKNEIEKRQAKATTKLSEEISQLDSLTKTQDKKSQQSDAKSLVTRCGKVTFQLPVNVSPEPEERFCHFSWRNSALKETLKKLQASITLDPDTAHPDLILSEDRKSVRRGEGRQDLPNNPERFDYWPFVLGYQSFATGRHCWEVEVGDEGDWAIGVAKESISRKGQLSLCPKGGIWGVEKWGGQVRALTTRKVTLLPLRVLPRRVSIHLDYAGGTVAFFDADEGGLIFIFSRASFTGERVRPWLWVVGARSQLRLCP; from the exons tatttagcCACTGAGCTTAACACAAAGCCAGTGGGT AGAGGTTGCTTGGAAATATTTCCCTGTGAGCTAAGAGCCAGGGTA CTGGAAGACCTGAAAAATGAGATTGAGAAGAGGCAAGCAAAAGCCACCACCAAGCTCTCGGAGGAGATTTCTCAGCTGGACAGCCTGACAAAAACACAGGATAAGAAGAGCCAGCAATCG GATGCGAAAAGCCTCGTTACCAG GTGTGGGAAAGTGACTTTCCAGCTGCCAGTGAATGTTTCTCCAGAGCCAGAAGAGAGATTCTGTCACTTCTCGTGGAGGAATAGTGCTCTGAAGGAAACCCTGAAGAAGCTTCAAG ccagcaTCACCTTGGACCCTGACACGGCTCACCCCGACCTCATCCTCTCCGAGGACCGAAAGAGTGTGAGACGTGGGGAAGGACGGCAGGACCTGCCCAATAACCCCGAGAGATTTGACTACTGGCCCTTCGTGTTGGGCTACCAGAGCTTCGCCACCGGCCGGCACTgctgggaggtggaggtgggggaCGAAGGGGACTGGGCCATTGGGGTGGCCAAAGAGTCCATTTCTCGGAAGGGACAACTCAGCCTCTGCCCCaaaggggggatttggggggtgGAGAAGTGGGGGGGACAGGTCCGGGCACTCACCACCCGCAAGGTGACCCTCTTACCCCTGCGGGTGCTGCCCAGGAGGGTCAGCATCCACCTGGACTATGCTGGAGGGACGGTGGCATTTTTTGACGCCGATGAAGGGGggcttatatttattttttcccgaGCTTCATTCACTGGGGAGAGGGTCCGCCCGTGGCTCTGGGTGGTGGGGGCCAGGTCTCAGCTCAGGCTATGTCCCTGA